The proteins below come from a single Cylindrospermopsis raciborskii Cr2010 genomic window:
- the petD gene encoding cytochrome b6-f complex subunit IV: MSTQKKPDLSDPILRAKLAKGMGHNYYGEPAWPNDLLYVFPIVIMGSFACIVALAVLEPALVGEPANPFATPLEILPEWYLFPVFQILRSLPNKLLGVLAMASVPLGLILVPFIESVNKFQNPFRRPVATTVFLFGTLVTIWLGIGAALPLDKSLTLGLF; the protein is encoded by the coding sequence ATGTCCACACAAAAGAAACCGGATCTAAGCGATCCTATTTTAAGAGCGAAACTGGCTAAGGGAATGGGTCATAACTACTATGGCGAACCTGCTTGGCCCAATGATTTACTTTATGTATTCCCCATTGTAATCATGGGTTCATTTGCCTGTATTGTAGCCCTAGCTGTACTAGAGCCTGCATTAGTAGGTGAACCAGCAAATCCTTTTGCCACCCCTTTAGAAATTTTGCCCGAGTGGTATCTGTTCCCAGTGTTCCAGATTCTCCGCTCTCTACCCAATAAACTTTTGGGAGTATTGGCCATGGCATCAGTACCCCTGGGACTGATTCTTGTTCCCTTTATTGAAAGCGTTAACAAGTTTCAAAATCCATTCCGTCGTCCAGTAGCAACAACAGTATTCTTATTTGGTACTCTTGTTACCATCTGGTTAGGTATTGGTGCAGCACTGCCTTTAGACAAATCTCTAACTTTGGGACTATTCTAA
- a CDS encoding ATP-binding protein — MLTKVQQDRTTVKSELKLQNQVQEWFETFCLRYLVQQGWSESHIYRMNLALAEGFTNAVRHAHRNLPPETNIEIELGLWVDRLEIRIWDYGQPFNPDQIPEPKPGTLQEHGYGWFLIRRLADQVVYERIDNQRNCLLIVKNRFEGIPA; from the coding sequence ATGCTTACTAAAGTTCAGCAAGACCGAACAACAGTAAAAAGCGAATTAAAGCTACAGAATCAAGTCCAGGAGTGGTTTGAGACCTTTTGTTTGCGATATCTTGTTCAACAAGGCTGGTCAGAAAGCCACATATACCGTATGAACCTGGCATTAGCAGAAGGCTTTACCAACGCGGTGCGTCATGCTCATCGGAATTTGCCACCAGAAACAAATATAGAAATTGAATTGGGTTTATGGGTAGATAGATTAGAAATCCGAATTTGGGACTACGGTCAACCCTTTAATCCTGATCAGATACCGGAACCTAAACCCGGTACCCTACAAGAGCATGGTTATGGATGGTTTTTAATTCGCCGTCTAGCAGATCAGGTGGTTTATGAACGTATAGATAATCAGAGAAACTGTTTATTAATCGTAAAGAACCGTTTTGAAGGCATACCTGCTTAA
- the pyrE gene encoding orotate phosphoribosyltransferase — protein MSHSTKTSHDSTIWSTTDDLALLRRKLLDLFCQLAYQEGDFVLSSGRRSSYYINGKQVTLHPQGALAIGRLILNILPVDTQAVAGLTLGADPIVSSVSVVSVYENRPIPALIIRKEAKGHGTMAYIEGPNLPPAARVVVLEDVVTTGKSALQAVERLTSAGYQVDRVVSLVDRLQGGRELYESVNLHFDTLFTILDLQEIYQKLKGT, from the coding sequence ATGTCCCATTCTACCAAAACATCTCATGATTCCACAATTTGGTCAACTACTGATGATTTGGCCCTCCTACGTCGGAAGTTACTAGATTTATTCTGTCAACTTGCTTATCAGGAAGGTGATTTTGTTCTCTCTTCTGGAAGGCGGAGTTCCTACTATATCAATGGCAAACAAGTTACTCTTCATCCCCAGGGTGCCCTAGCTATAGGTAGATTAATACTTAATATTCTACCAGTAGATACTCAAGCTGTCGCTGGTTTAACTCTGGGCGCTGATCCCATTGTGTCTTCTGTTAGTGTGGTCTCTGTTTATGAAAATAGACCCATACCTGCCCTAATTATTCGTAAAGAAGCTAAGGGACATGGTACAATGGCTTATATTGAGGGTCCAAATTTACCGCCAGCAGCTAGGGTGGTGGTTTTGGAAGATGTGGTTACCACTGGGAAATCTGCTCTTCAAGCAGTAGAACGCCTCACATCGGCCGGTTATCAGGTTGATCGGGTGGTTTCTCTCGTAGACAGACTTCAAGGAGGAAGAGAATTGTATGAATCAGTTAACTTGCATTTTGATACCCTATTTACTATTCTTGATTTACAGGAAATATATCAAAAGTTAAAGGGTACTTGA
- a CDS encoding GNAT family N-acetyltransferase, translated as MIIRNATELDLPAIVAIYNAAVPTRMATADLEPVTLESRMTWFQERVPSQRPLWVVEINYNIAGWLSFQSFYGRPAYHATAEISIYISPSFHRRGLGKTLLLKAIDEGPSLGIKTLLSFIFAHNQPSLQLFAQFGFQHWGLLPKVADLAGVERDLIIMGLRIEQ; from the coding sequence ATGATTATCCGCAATGCCACGGAGTTAGATTTGCCAGCAATCGTCGCCATTTATAATGCAGCTGTTCCCACTCGTATGGCCACTGCAGATCTGGAACCCGTAACTTTAGAAAGTCGGATGACATGGTTCCAGGAAAGAGTACCCTCACAACGTCCTCTGTGGGTAGTGGAAATAAATTACAATATTGCTGGTTGGCTAAGTTTTCAATCCTTTTACGGTAGACCAGCTTACCATGCTACTGCTGAAATCAGTATTTATATTTCCCCCAGCTTTCACAGACGTGGTTTGGGTAAAACCTTACTGCTAAAAGCAATCGATGAAGGTCCTAGTTTAGGAATAAAAACTCTCCTTAGCTTTATTTTTGCCCATAATCAACCCAGTTTACAACTATTTGCTCAATTTGGCTTTCAACACTGGGGACTCTTACCCAAGGTTGCTGATTTAGCAGGTGTGGAACGGGATTTAATTATTATGGGTTTAAGGATTGAGCAATAG
- a CDS encoding DUF4335 domain-containing protein, translating into MNIQRKYSLPNCTILLEGFSTAPSTTFSQARPEMSILINAECYLSGYNQPISGGREFFESLVRAVSGYAQEFLSNVPNPQAHSKGSELVEVERINNDRHQLIIYSDSTDTRDNPLRIDMNTVGLFDLVEAVDQFFADSQTLPELILELQPVSRSYGMSGQVALRQAVPATVGVSSLAIAALALGIIPPPQWNPTTQNTQTSSGVPESSPASTTSPTPDSTLASDIQDLEALLNTVPEITDPSQLKSLNRQVYNQINSEWQSRGKIGENLIYRIGVAADGRIIGYKSLNQSSNDQIEKTPLPRLLYNPVSGTGNKEPIAQFRVVFTNKAQLQVSPWIGYSRTPDVIGDKITDPTSIRELNQTLYQTIRQNWSIKPSFPRELRYRVAINKNGVIADYEPLNQVAFDYYTETPLPEIFKTLYGSNLAAPKNREPLAHFRVLFKPNGVLEVSPWEGYR; encoded by the coding sequence ATGAACATTCAACGTAAATATAGTTTACCTAACTGCACAATCCTTTTAGAAGGATTTAGCACTGCTCCTTCCACAACATTTTCTCAGGCTCGACCTGAGATGTCCATACTCATTAATGCTGAATGCTACTTGTCAGGCTACAATCAACCTATAAGTGGGGGCAGAGAATTTTTCGAGAGTTTGGTCAGGGCGGTAAGTGGCTATGCACAGGAGTTTTTAAGTAATGTACCCAATCCCCAGGCCCACAGCAAGGGGTCAGAGTTAGTAGAAGTGGAAAGAATTAATAATGACAGACACCAACTAATTATATATTCAGATTCTACGGATACCCGAGATAACCCCCTGAGAATAGACATGAATACGGTTGGGCTATTTGATTTAGTGGAGGCGGTTGACCAATTTTTTGCTGATAGCCAAACATTGCCAGAACTGATCTTGGAATTACAACCCGTTAGCAGAAGTTATGGTATGTCTGGTCAGGTGGCATTGAGACAAGCAGTACCAGCTACTGTAGGAGTATCAAGTTTAGCTATAGCAGCCTTGGCCCTGGGCATAATTCCACCACCTCAGTGGAATCCAACTACACAAAATACACAAACTAGCTCGGGAGTGCCAGAATCATCACCTGCTTCCACAACATCACCCACACCTGATTCCACACTAGCATCTGATATTCAAGATTTAGAAGCACTACTCAATACCGTACCGGAAATTACTGACCCCTCCCAGTTGAAGTCTTTAAACCGACAAGTGTATAACCAAATCAATTCAGAATGGCAAAGTCGGGGAAAAATAGGAGAAAATTTGATTTATCGTATAGGTGTGGCAGCAGATGGGCGCATTATAGGATATAAGTCACTTAATCAAAGTTCTAATGATCAAATAGAGAAAACACCCCTACCCAGGTTGTTATACAATCCCGTCAGTGGTACTGGTAATAAAGAGCCCATAGCTCAATTTAGGGTCGTGTTTACAAATAAGGCCCAGTTACAAGTTAGTCCATGGATTGGGTATAGTCGTACCCCAGATGTTATAGGTGACAAAATTACTGATCCTACTTCCATAAGGGAGTTAAATCAAACCCTATATCAGACGATTCGCCAGAACTGGAGTATTAAACCTTCCTTTCCAAGAGAATTGAGATATCGAGTAGCTATCAACAAAAATGGTGTAATTGCCGATTACGAACCATTAAACCAAGTTGCCTTTGACTATTATACAGAAACTCCCCTACCAGAAATATTTAAAACCCTCTACGGTTCAAATTTAGCCGCACCTAAAAACCGGGAACCTCTGGCTCATTTTCGAGTGCTTTTCAAACCCAATGGTGTTCTAGAAGTTTCTCCGTGGGAAGGATATAGATAG
- a CDS encoding DUF3038 domain-containing protein, whose product MNSYASTTTFEPPTDSSTPMILETLPDPAIGTRACPRRTAIDIDLILLAIESIELGGSAAILTFAQELELNQVIRNRVNLWRMRAANPLRKAHTRRPLTTMEAKCLVIITSCIAKRLTVVIRQLLMIYQQLSEKQIPLSHNLRLANYLERFRTHFKSRMNPRRSLLLTPNSNSDEKLDQLAIDLLAKLLFCTGTAGMQRFWISLFDGEVE is encoded by the coding sequence ATGAACTCCTATGCAAGCACAACTACATTTGAGCCTCCCACTGATAGTTCTACCCCAATGATTTTGGAAACACTACCAGATCCGGCGATCGGAACTAGGGCCTGTCCCCGGAGAACTGCCATAGACATTGACCTAATCTTACTAGCAATTGAGTCCATCGAATTAGGTGGATCAGCAGCCATACTCACCTTTGCCCAGGAACTGGAACTAAATCAGGTGATCAGGAATCGGGTTAATTTATGGCGAATGCGTGCTGCCAACCCACTGCGCAAGGCCCATACCCGTCGTCCCCTAACTACTATGGAGGCCAAGTGTTTAGTTATTATCACCTCTTGTATAGCTAAAAGATTGACAGTGGTGATTCGTCAGCTACTAATGATATATCAACAACTATCAGAAAAACAAATTCCTCTGTCCCATAATTTGCGTCTGGCTAATTATCTGGAAAGATTTAGAACCCATTTTAAAAGTCGGATGAATCCTAGACGTTCTCTCCTACTTACACCTAATTCTAATTCTGATGAAAAGTTGGATCAACTTGCCATAGATTTATTAGCCAAACTACTATTCTGCACTGGTACAGCTGGTATGCAGCGCTTTTGGATTTCTCTTTTTGACGGCGAGGTAGAATGA
- a CDS encoding adenine phosphoribosyltransferase, whose amino-acid sequence MNLKSLIRDIPDFPKPGILFRDITTLLGDPQGLRYTIDILAEKCGTLEMQVDYVVGMESRGFIFGAPLAYKLASGFVPVRKKGKLPAPVHRIDYQLEYGTDSLEVHQDALTPGSRVLIVDDLIATGGTASATAKLLEKIGCELVGFGFIVELKDLQGRKHLPDVPIISLVEY is encoded by the coding sequence ATGAACTTAAAATCTCTCATTCGTGACATACCTGATTTTCCTAAGCCTGGAATTTTATTTAGGGACATTACTACTTTACTGGGTGATCCTCAAGGTTTGCGCTACACCATTGATATTTTGGCAGAAAAATGTGGAACCTTGGAAATGCAGGTAGATTATGTTGTGGGTATGGAGTCAAGAGGTTTTATTTTCGGTGCACCTCTAGCTTATAAGCTAGCATCTGGTTTTGTCCCTGTGCGGAAAAAGGGAAAGTTACCAGCACCAGTTCACAGAATTGATTATCAGTTAGAATATGGTACAGATAGTCTAGAAGTACATCAGGATGCTTTGACTCCTGGTAGTAGGGTTCTGATTGTAGATGATTTGATTGCTACTGGTGGTACTGCTAGTGCTACAGCCAAATTGCTAGAAAAAATCGGTTGTGAGTTAGTGGGGTTTGGTTTTATCGTTGAACTTAAAGATTTGCAAGGACGTAAACATTTGCCTGATGTGCCCATTATATCTCTGGTAGAATATTAG
- a CDS encoding ABC transporter permease, producing MTDIKTKIIIPWVRSRDWLIKLVTDETCIYVIKRLLQALLTVFLASALSFFVMKFSPGDYIDTLRQNPKISPERIEEIRRQFGLDRTWWEQFLLWIRQIITRGDFGTSFVYQRPVASLIWERIPNTLLLAVASLIVTWAVAIPLGIIAAVQQNRSTDKVLQVLSYAGQGFPSFITALFLLFVAQITTPLFPVGNITSLNHSELTWFGKILDISWHILLPLIALSITSFAGLQRIMRGQLLDTLRQDYIQTARAKGLPENRVIYVHALRNAINPLITLLGFELASLLSGAFITENFFNWPGLGKLTLQAVLAKDQYLVMASLVMSAVLLIFGNLIADLMLKAADPRIRLEDL from the coding sequence ATGACAGATATTAAAACAAAGATCATAATTCCCTGGGTTAGGAGTCGAGATTGGTTAATTAAACTGGTTACTGACGAAACATGTATTTATGTTATCAAGCGGTTATTACAGGCTTTATTAACTGTTTTTCTGGCCTCAGCACTGTCGTTTTTCGTCATGAAGTTTTCTCCAGGTGACTATATAGATACACTTAGGCAAAACCCCAAGATTTCCCCGGAGAGGATTGAGGAAATTAGGCGGCAATTTGGATTGGATAGAACCTGGTGGGAACAGTTTTTACTATGGATCAGGCAAATCATCACTAGAGGTGATTTTGGCACCAGTTTTGTTTACCAGCGTCCTGTAGCTTCCCTAATCTGGGAAAGGATACCAAATACCTTGTTGTTGGCAGTTGCATCCTTAATTGTTACCTGGGCGGTAGCTATTCCTCTGGGTATTATTGCCGCTGTTCAACAAAATCGGTCCACGGATAAGGTTCTTCAAGTATTGAGTTATGCTGGTCAAGGGTTTCCCAGTTTTATTACAGCTTTGTTTCTGCTGTTTGTAGCTCAAATTACTACCCCCTTATTTCCAGTAGGTAATATTACTAGTCTTAACCATTCTGAATTGACATGGTTTGGCAAAATATTAGATATTAGTTGGCATATCTTATTACCTTTAATTGCATTAAGTATTACCAGTTTTGCCGGCTTACAAAGGATTATGCGTGGTCAACTGCTAGATACTCTACGCCAAGACTACATTCAAACTGCTCGCGCAAAAGGACTGCCAGAAAACCGAGTTATTTATGTTCATGCTTTGAGAAATGCTATTAATCCTTTAATCACTTTGCTGGGATTCGAACTAGCCAGTCTACTAAGCGGTGCTTTTATTACAGAAAACTTTTTTAACTGGCCTGGTTTAGGCAAGTTGACTTTACAAGCTGTTTTGGCAAAAGATCAATACTTAGTAATGGCTAGTTTAGTAATGAGTGCCGTATTATTAATTTTTGGGAATTTAATTGCTGACCTAATGTTAAAAGCGGCTGATCCTAGAATCAGGTTAGAGGACTTATAG
- a CDS encoding P-II family nitrogen regulator encodes MKKVEAIIRPFKLDDVKIALVNAGIVGMTVSEVRGFGRQKGQTERYRGSEYTVEFLQKLKLEIVVEDSQVDMVVDKIISASRTGEIGDGKIFISPVDSVIRIRTGEKNGEAV; translated from the coding sequence ATGAAAAAAGTAGAAGCCATAATTCGTCCATTTAAGTTGGACGATGTAAAAATTGCTCTCGTGAATGCGGGAATTGTTGGTATGACGGTTTCGGAAGTTCGCGGTTTTGGTAGACAAAAGGGCCAAACGGAACGCTACCGTGGTTCCGAATATACCGTGGAGTTTTTACAAAAACTCAAATTAGAAATTGTCGTTGAGGATAGCCAAGTGGATATGGTGGTAGATAAAATTATTTCCGCTTCCCGCACGGGAGAAATTGGCGACGGCAAGATTTTCATTAGTCCCGTTGATAGTGTTATCCGCATTCGTACCGGTGAAAAGAATGGTGAAGCTGTCTAG
- the hetF gene encoding cell division protein HetF, whose amino-acid sequence MTQEFHISVTPVGQSDYLVRTEQVALGVPLAEELVTWPVAEWLAAAGHLMNDPLKSVLQGESLTQSAGGTPRNPVNLVALGQKLYNALFQGTLRDSWITAQGVAQNQHQLLRLRLGIKDDKLARLPWEVMYAGDRPVATGPYIAFSRYQNGVLSVSSPIRLPPRQEENLIKVLMVISCPVDQARLELLKQEALHLKSELDRNNWVREETSRNLPEIELTVLEQPGREELTRSLEQGRYHVLHYSGHSNLGSRGGEIYLVSRRTGLTESLTGDDLAGLLVNNNIQMAVFNSCLGAYRAKSNSEGDTGEYNLTESLVKRGISSVLAMSERIPDEVALTLTQLFYRNLRQGYPLDLCVSRVRQGLISAYGSHQVYWALPTLYLHKEFEGFLSPQLDVSGSSEVFGDYQASIGGFEGEVSNLDWLEDNNWDLDEVIHDDDEQDAAIVADLFRKINNKPVASEQMSVTQSEIPIKAQESTRRERELGVGSDSSTPKSSSQESVRRFSPLPPLTKVTVRRRHQGTILVVSGLAMIIALIWWWNRRPLVANITNIPLSSPREITEVINLKTAKTEIVSGQAITELSQGNLDSGLLAVEELLNRGAFKLADTALSSVPSKHWKNPALNFLRGRLAWQSAQIQDKKYSIDDARRYWDVAVKNQPSSVMYNNALGFAYYAEGKLNRANDIWFRALNLSLKSNSDGLITVGSVGSADEKVSLDSLTAYGGLALGLYKSANGQSPNRRQRYIDEAVKLRQMIIQKEPGQFTVARLGQNWLWTEQAISDWQSLLQENPKR is encoded by the coding sequence GTGACCCAGGAATTTCACATTTCCGTAACCCCAGTAGGGCAAAGTGACTACTTGGTGCGGACGGAACAAGTCGCACTTGGGGTGCCCTTGGCAGAAGAACTGGTGACTTGGCCTGTAGCTGAATGGTTAGCAGCTGCGGGACATTTAATGAATGACCCTTTAAAATCAGTGCTACAGGGGGAAAGCTTGACCCAGTCCGCTGGGGGCACTCCCAGAAACCCTGTAAACTTGGTGGCACTGGGTCAAAAATTATACAATGCACTGTTTCAAGGTACCCTCAGAGATAGTTGGATTACAGCTCAGGGCGTTGCCCAAAATCAACACCAGTTGTTGCGATTGCGCTTAGGAATAAAAGACGACAAATTGGCACGATTACCCTGGGAAGTTATGTATGCGGGAGATCGTCCTGTAGCAACCGGTCCCTATATTGCTTTCTCTCGCTATCAGAATGGTGTTCTTTCTGTGTCAAGTCCCATACGCTTACCTCCACGTCAAGAAGAAAATCTCATCAAAGTGTTAATGGTAATTTCTTGTCCTGTGGATCAGGCTAGACTTGAATTACTTAAACAAGAAGCATTGCATTTAAAATCGGAGCTAGATCGTAATAATTGGGTTCGGGAGGAAACTAGTAGGAACTTGCCAGAAATTGAACTAACGGTTTTAGAGCAACCGGGTAGAGAAGAGTTAACTCGGTCCCTAGAACAGGGAAGATACCATGTTCTCCATTACTCAGGCCATAGTAATTTAGGGTCTCGGGGCGGGGAGATCTATCTAGTGAGTCGTCGAACAGGACTGACGGAATCACTAACTGGTGATGATTTAGCAGGGTTGCTGGTCAATAATAATATTCAGATGGCGGTGTTTAACTCCTGTTTGGGAGCTTACAGAGCCAAATCCAATAGTGAAGGAGATACGGGGGAGTACAACTTAACCGAGAGCCTAGTTAAAAGAGGTATTAGTAGTGTTTTAGCTATGTCTGAACGCATCCCTGACGAAGTAGCTTTGACATTAACACAATTATTCTATCGTAATCTTCGTCAAGGCTACCCGCTAGATTTATGTGTAAGTCGAGTGCGTCAGGGGTTAATTTCCGCCTATGGTTCCCATCAGGTCTACTGGGCTTTGCCTACGTTGTATTTACACAAGGAATTTGAGGGTTTTCTCAGCCCTCAATTAGATGTTTCTGGCAGTTCGGAGGTTTTTGGAGATTATCAAGCATCTATAGGCGGATTTGAAGGTGAAGTATCTAATTTAGACTGGTTAGAGGATAATAACTGGGATTTAGATGAAGTCATCCATGACGATGATGAGCAAGATGCGGCTATTGTAGCGGACTTGTTTCGCAAAATTAATAATAAACCGGTTGCTAGTGAACAAATGTCCGTCACCCAATCAGAAATACCAATCAAGGCACAGGAAAGCACCAGAAGGGAAAGGGAATTAGGTGTTGGTAGTGATTCAAGTACACCTAAATCATCGAGCCAAGAGTCTGTGAGAAGGTTTTCCCCACTACCGCCCCTAACTAAAGTTACCGTTCGCCGTAGACACCAAGGGACTATTTTGGTGGTCAGTGGCCTAGCCATGATTATTGCCCTAATCTGGTGGTGGAATCGTCGTCCTTTGGTAGCCAATATCACTAATATCCCTTTGAGTTCCCCTCGGGAAATAACAGAGGTAATTAACCTAAAAACAGCTAAAACCGAAATTGTTTCTGGCCAAGCAATAACCGAGTTGAGTCAGGGCAATTTAGATAGCGGTCTCCTTGCTGTAGAAGAGTTACTAAACAGAGGTGCCTTTAAATTGGCAGATACTGCTCTTTCCTCAGTTCCTTCCAAACACTGGAAAAACCCTGCTCTTAATTTTCTGCGCGGAAGATTGGCTTGGCAGTCCGCTCAAATCCAAGATAAGAAATACAGTATTGATGATGCCCGGCGTTACTGGGATGTTGCAGTGAAGAATCAACCTAGTTCTGTTATGTATAATAATGCCCTAGGATTTGCTTATTATGCTGAGGGAAAGTTGAATCGTGCTAATGACATCTGGTTTAGGGCACTCAATCTTTCCTTAAAATCTAATAGTGATGGGTTAATCACTGTAGGATCTGTAGGTTCTGCTGATGAAAAGGTCTCCCTAGATTCCTTAACTGCTTATGGGGGATTGGCTTTGGGTTTATACAAGTCCGCAAATGGTCAATCTCCTAATAGAAGGCAAAGATATATTGACGAAGCAGTAAAACTGCGTCAAATGATAATTCAGAAGGAACCTGGGCAATTTACAGTGGCGAGGTTGGGTCAGAATTGGTTGTGGACAGAACAAGCCATTTCCGATTGGCAGTCCCTCCTGCAAGAAAATCCAAAAAGGTGA
- a CDS encoding uroporphyrinogen-III synthase has protein sequence MSINISITPLSGKTILVTRAVGQSSELSQGLTNLGARVIELPALEIGPPSSWMFLDQSILELSTFDWLVFTSTNGVEYFFERMALQNKNQQALIKQAINRIKIAVVGEKTAQSLKTHHLEPDFIPPDFIADSLVNNFPENLAGKKILFPRVESGGREILVKELTQKGAQVVEVPAYESLCPQSIPTTAQQVLINQSVDVITFASSKTVKFFCVLLENNLPQEIEHYLKKTAIASIGPQTSKTCIDLLGRVDITTQQYTIDGLIKAIVEWSLRR, from the coding sequence GTGTCAATTAATATCTCCATCACACCCCTAAGCGGTAAAACCATCCTCGTCACCCGCGCAGTAGGACAATCCAGCGAATTGAGTCAAGGACTAACCAATTTAGGAGCAAGAGTAATTGAACTACCAGCACTAGAAATTGGTCCTCCTTCCAGTTGGATGTTCTTAGATCAGAGCATATTAGAATTATCCACTTTTGATTGGTTAGTTTTTACCTCCACTAACGGGGTCGAATACTTTTTTGAGAGAATGGCATTGCAAAATAAAAATCAGCAAGCCTTAATTAAACAAGCAATAAATAGAATTAAAATTGCTGTTGTCGGTGAAAAAACGGCTCAAAGTCTGAAAACGCACCACCTTGAACCAGATTTCATACCCCCTGACTTCATAGCTGACTCCCTGGTGAACAACTTTCCCGAAAACCTAGCAGGTAAAAAGATCCTATTTCCCCGGGTTGAAAGTGGAGGGAGAGAGATTTTGGTCAAAGAACTAACACAAAAAGGTGCCCAAGTGGTGGAAGTTCCCGCTTATGAATCTCTTTGTCCCCAGAGCATACCTACCACAGCACAGCAGGTCCTGATTAATCAGTCAGTAGATGTAATTACCTTTGCTAGCTCTAAGACCGTCAAGTTTTTCTGTGTATTATTAGAAAATAATTTACCTCAAGAGATAGAACACTACTTAAAGAAAACTGCGATCGCCTCTATTGGTCCACAGACATCCAAAACTTGTATAGACTTACTAGGTCGGGTAGACATTACTACCCAACAATATACCATTGATGGACTAATCAAGGCAATTGTTGAATGGTCATTAAGAAGGTAA
- the cobA gene encoding uroporphyrinogen-III C-methyltransferase: protein MSRNKVYIVGAGPGDIEYLTVKAYRLLGIAQVLIYDALVDEELLNSVPSNCLKLDVGKRGGGISTSQGEINNLLVKYYREGKQVVRLKAGDPFIFGRCMAEITALKSAGCEFEIIPGISSALAGPLLAGIPLTDTVLSQCFAVATAHDPDILDWEALSRLQTLVILMGGKNLEIIVHQLLTHGKSKSTPIAIIRWTGTAKQKICIGELGNIVGKTRDTSLSPAVIVIGEVVGLRKFLEKV from the coding sequence ATGTCCAGAAATAAAGTTTATATTGTAGGAGCAGGACCAGGGGATATAGAATATCTAACAGTAAAAGCCTATAGATTACTGGGGATTGCTCAAGTTTTAATATATGATGCACTAGTAGACGAAGAATTATTAAATTCTGTCCCCAGTAACTGTTTAAAACTAGATGTAGGTAAAAGGGGAGGGGGTATAAGCACCTCCCAAGGAGAAATTAATAACCTGTTAGTGAAATATTATCGAGAAGGTAAACAAGTAGTCAGACTAAAAGCAGGAGATCCATTTATTTTTGGTAGATGTATGGCGGAAATTACCGCTTTAAAATCAGCAGGTTGTGAATTTGAAATCATCCCGGGAATTTCCTCAGCTCTAGCGGGGCCATTATTAGCTGGAATACCACTGACAGACACGGTTTTAAGTCAGTGTTTTGCCGTAGCTACAGCACATGATCCTGATATTTTAGACTGGGAAGCTCTATCAAGATTACAAACCCTAGTAATTTTGATGGGAGGAAAAAACCTAGAGATAATAGTCCACCAACTACTCACACATGGAAAATCTAAATCCACTCCCATAGCAATTATTCGCTGGACTGGAACTGCCAAGCAAAAAATTTGCATAGGTGAACTAGGTAATATAGTGGGAAAAACCAGAGACACATCACTTTCTCCCGCTGTAATCGTGATTGGAGAAGTTGTGGGACTGAGAAAATTTCTGGAAAAAGTATAG